Proteins encoded in a region of the Massilia sp. UMI-21 genome:
- a CDS encoding PA0069 family radical SAM protein: MLGPRPLAARKGRGAVSNLQGRYEVNGREAFDDGWERDEDAASAVKTVVSDEVAKSILTRNTSPDIPFNVSLNPYRGCEHGCIYCFARPTHSYLGLSPGLDFESRLFAKVNAAELLRRELARPGYVPEHIAIGVNTDAYQPCEREWRLTRAVLEVLHECRHPVGLITKSSLIERDIDLIAPMAAQRQACAAITLTTLDPAISRTLEPRAAAPARRLRTIRTLTDAGIPVSVSVAPIIPFVTEPEIERILEAAHDAGAIGAHYTVLRLPWEVNPLFQEWLQAHFPDRAQRVMNRIRDLRGGKDYDSDFSQRMHGEGVWADLIRQRFSKAVDRLGMGEYRGRFGMLDGARFRKPLTVPARAAPPAGNAGGKTAGQLDLF, translated from the coding sequence ATGCTCGGCCCGCGTCCGCTCGCGGCAAGGAAGGGGCGCGGCGCGGTGTCGAACCTGCAGGGCCGATACGAAGTCAATGGCCGCGAAGCGTTCGATGACGGCTGGGAGCGCGACGAAGACGCGGCATCCGCTGTCAAGACCGTCGTCAGCGACGAGGTGGCCAAGAGCATCCTCACCCGCAATACCTCGCCCGACATCCCGTTCAATGTCTCGCTGAATCCCTACCGCGGCTGCGAGCACGGCTGCATCTATTGTTTCGCCCGGCCCACGCACAGCTACCTCGGTCTGTCGCCGGGGCTCGACTTCGAAAGCCGCCTGTTCGCCAAGGTGAACGCGGCCGAGCTGCTGCGGCGCGAGCTGGCCAGGCCGGGCTATGTGCCCGAGCACATCGCCATCGGCGTCAATACCGACGCCTACCAACCTTGCGAGCGTGAGTGGCGCCTGACGCGCGCGGTGCTCGAGGTGCTGCACGAGTGCCGGCATCCGGTCGGGCTCATCACCAAGTCGTCGCTGATCGAGCGCGACATCGACCTGATCGCCCCGATGGCGGCGCAGCGCCAGGCTTGCGCCGCGATCACCCTGACCACGCTCGACCCGGCCATTTCACGCACGCTGGAACCGCGTGCGGCCGCGCCGGCACGCCGCCTGCGCACCATTCGCACGCTCACCGACGCCGGCATTCCGGTCAGCGTGAGCGTCGCACCCATCATTCCTTTTGTCACCGAGCCGGAGATCGAACGCATCCTGGAAGCGGCGCACGATGCCGGCGCCATCGGCGCGCACTACACGGTGCTGCGGCTGCCCTGGGAGGTCAACCCGCTGTTCCAGGAATGGCTGCAGGCGCATTTCCCCGACCGGGCCCAACGCGTCATGAACCGCATTCGCGACCTGCGCGGCGGCAAGGACTACGACAGCGATTTCAGCCAGCGCATGCACGGCGAGGGTGTGTGGGCCGACCTGATCCGCCAGCGTTTTTCGAAAGCCGTAGACCGGCTGGGAATGGGGGAGTATCGCGGGCGCTTCGGCATGCTGGACGGCGCGCGGTTTCGCAAGCCGCTCACCGTGCCGGCGCGTGCGGCGCCCCCTGCCGGCAATGCCGGTGGCAAGACGGCGGGGCAGCTGGACCTGTTCTAA
- a CDS encoding DTW domain-containing protein: protein MSEATVKRARCATCLRARSACICRWITRVEPRAALLVLQHPLEVNNAKNSARLLHLSVAGSVVAVGEGFDGAELGALLHADGRVPVLLYPDTPGDAGLPAPPAWTPLEAGRLRLVVLDATWRKSRKMLYLNPLLQRLPRLALQDVAPSNYRIRKAHAPHQLSSLEAAALALAQLEGEGASFQSLLDAFEGFVGQQAAYLPASGGT from the coding sequence ATGAGCGAGGCCACCGTGAAGCGCGCGCGCTGCGCCACCTGCCTGCGCGCCCGGTCGGCCTGCATCTGCCGCTGGATCACGCGCGTCGAACCGCGCGCGGCGCTGCTGGTGCTGCAGCATCCGCTGGAGGTGAACAACGCCAAGAACAGCGCGCGCCTGCTGCACCTGAGCGTGGCCGGCAGTGTGGTGGCGGTGGGCGAAGGCTTCGATGGCGCGGAACTGGGAGCGCTGCTGCATGCGGATGGCCGGGTGCCGGTGCTGCTGTACCCGGACACGCCGGGCGACGCCGGCCTGCCGGCGCCGCCGGCCTGGACGCCGCTCGAGGCCGGGCGCCTGCGCCTGGTCGTGCTGGACGCCACCTGGCGCAAGAGCCGCAAGATGCTGTACCTGAACCCGCTTCTTCAGCGCTTGCCGCGGCTGGCATTGCAGGACGTGGCGCCGTCGAACTACCGGATTCGCAAGGCGCATGCGCCGCACCAGCTGTCTTCGCTGGAAGCGGCGGCGCTGGCGCTGGCGCAGCTGGAAGGCGAGGGGGCGAGCTTCCAGTCGCTGCTGGACGCCTTCGAAGGCTTCGTGGGGCAGCAGGCCGCTTACCTGCCTGCGTCGGGCGGGACTTGA
- a CDS encoding MFS transporter, with translation MSKYAPREWAPDEKPMLPGSPSTPAHPTPLRFAYLFVGILITITGGLGNALVAVNLVNLQGVLGVYSTETAWLPAAYVMANASMNLLLVKFRQQFGLRLFTEIFLVLYALVTFAHLFVNDLGSAIAVRAAHGMLAAAVSPLGLYYVLQAFKKAWRLRGVALAMGCAQLALPLAYIFSNDLLQIAEWRGLYMFELGLAVVSLGAVLLLKLPPGDRFKAFRPMDFVTFSLFAPGMALLCAVLSFGRVLWWFETPWIGVALAASIVLLAAAICVEHNRANPLLNLRFFTSANIARLALSMVLVRIVLSEQSVGAVGFLRMVGLDNDQLQTLYAIVLCATIAGVVVSALTVNVNHLMAPQVISLLLMALGAWLDAHATNQTRPEQMYLSQSLLAFGGTLFLGPLVISLIGTVIANPANLISFSVLFGLTQNLGGLLGSAIVGSFQVLREKYHSSIIVEHLSSLDPLVASRIQAGAAAVGQVLADPAARTRQGVASLAASATREANILAYNDVFLVLSALAAASAAWIFLHALWLHYFPALKPVPAAPPPGAPPPPEPVTD, from the coding sequence ATGAGCAAGTACGCGCCGCGCGAATGGGCGCCCGACGAGAAGCCGATGCTGCCGGGCTCGCCGTCCACGCCCGCCCATCCGACTCCGCTGCGTTTCGCCTATCTCTTCGTCGGCATCCTGATCACCATCACCGGCGGCCTGGGCAATGCTTTGGTGGCCGTCAACCTGGTCAACCTGCAGGGCGTGTTGGGCGTCTATTCCACCGAAACCGCCTGGCTGCCGGCCGCCTACGTGATGGCCAACGCCTCGATGAACCTGCTGCTGGTGAAGTTCCGCCAGCAGTTCGGGCTGCGCCTGTTTACCGAAATCTTCCTGGTGCTGTACGCCCTGGTGACCTTTGCCCACCTGTTCGTCAACGACCTCGGCTCGGCGATCGCGGTGCGCGCCGCCCATGGCATGCTGGCGGCGGCGGTGTCGCCGCTCGGCCTGTACTACGTGCTGCAGGCCTTCAAGAAGGCGTGGCGCCTGCGCGGGGTGGCGCTGGCCATGGGCTGTGCCCAGCTGGCGCTGCCGCTGGCCTACATTTTTTCGAACGACCTGCTCCAGATCGCCGAGTGGCGCGGCCTGTACATGTTCGAACTCGGGCTGGCCGTGGTCTCGCTCGGCGCGGTGCTGCTGCTCAAGCTGCCGCCGGGCGACCGCTTCAAGGCCTTCCGCCCGATGGATTTCGTCACCTTTTCCCTGTTCGCGCCCGGCATGGCGCTGCTGTGCGCGGTGCTGAGCTTCGGACGGGTGCTGTGGTGGTTCGAGACGCCCTGGATCGGCGTGGCGCTGGCCGCCTCGATCGTGCTGCTGGCGGCCGCCATCTGCGTCGAGCACAACCGCGCCAACCCGCTGCTGAACCTGCGCTTCTTCACCAGCGCGAACATCGCGCGCCTGGCGCTGTCGATGGTGCTGGTGCGCATCGTGCTGTCCGAACAGAGCGTGGGCGCGGTCGGCTTCCTGCGCATGGTGGGGCTGGACAACGACCAGCTGCAGACCCTGTACGCCATCGTGCTGTGCGCGACCATCGCCGGCGTGGTCGTCTCGGCGCTGACGGTCAACGTCAACCACCTGATGGCGCCGCAAGTGATCTCGCTGCTGCTCATGGCGCTGGGCGCCTGGCTCGACGCCCACGCCACCAACCAGACCCGCCCCGAGCAGATGTACCTGAGCCAGAGCCTGCTCGCGTTCGGCGGCACGCTGTTTCTGGGGCCGCTGGTGATTTCGCTGATCGGCACCGTGATCGCCAATCCCGCCAACCTGATCAGCTTCTCGGTGCTGTTCGGCCTGACCCAGAACCTGGGCGGCCTGCTCGGTTCGGCCATCGTCGGCAGCTTCCAGGTTTTGCGGGAAAAATACCATTCCTCGATCATCGTCGAGCACTTGAGCAGCCTCGATCCGCTGGTGGCCAGCCGCATCCAGGCCGGCGCCGCCGCGGTGGGGCAGGTGCTGGCCGACCCGGCCGCGCGTACCCGCCAGGGCGTCGCCTCGCTGGCCGCCAGCGCCACCCGCGAGGCCAACATCCTGGCCTATAACGACGTCTTTCTCGTCCTTTCCGCACTCGCCGCCGCCAGCGCCGCATGGATCTTCCTGCACGCGCTATGGCTGCACTATTTCCCCGCCTTGAAACCGGTGCCCGCAGCGCCGCCGCCCGGGGCGCCGCCGCCACCCGAACCCGTGACCGACTGA
- a CDS encoding efflux transporter outer membrane subunit encodes MAPLFAARFAAPCAALLLAGCASVPRPAPQPAPAPTLQVPQAWRTPSAFDAAVARDWWQALGDPQLGALVQRALANNGDLRIARARLQEYRARVRVAASAAVPALNLSFGPTRARAIGPFGQPVEVTSVAGAVQAAYELDLFGRLADTTRAARFEALSQEAALDAAALSVAASTASGYLNLLGLDAQLALARATLASRERSFALARHQFEVGYSSRLEMSQAEAELRATAGVVPQLERAIAQQEQALALLAGASPGLVARGVPLLDVRVPAPAPGLPSELLRRRPDIAQAERALAAADASLAAARDQLLPSIRLSASLGAQGASLGRLLQSPVALWSIGGSVLAPLFDGGRLRAQAEIAGTVRDRALFAYENVVRGAFAETDNALAAIEGLRRQLLEAEARRTAALEVLRVAHNRYANGYASYLEELDAQRNAFSAENTVLQLRASLLAAHVDLYRALGGGWGIVQ; translated from the coding sequence ATGGCACCGCTATTTGCCGCCCGGTTTGCCGCGCCGTGTGCAGCGCTGCTGCTGGCCGGCTGCGCGAGCGTGCCCCGGCCGGCGCCGCAGCCGGCCCCGGCGCCGACGCTGCAGGTGCCGCAGGCCTGGCGCACGCCGTCGGCGTTCGACGCGGCAGTGGCGCGCGACTGGTGGCAGGCCCTCGGCGATCCGCAGCTCGGCGCCCTGGTGCAACGTGCGCTGGCCAATAACGGCGACCTGCGCATCGCCCGCGCGCGCCTGCAGGAATACCGGGCGCGGGTGCGGGTCGCGGCCAGCGCCGCCGTCCCCGCGCTGAACCTGTCCTTCGGGCCGACCCGCGCACGCGCCATCGGTCCGTTCGGCCAGCCGGTCGAGGTGACCTCCGTGGCCGGCGCGGTGCAGGCGGCCTATGAGCTCGACCTGTTCGGGCGCCTGGCCGACACCACGCGGGCCGCGCGCTTCGAGGCCCTGTCGCAGGAAGCCGCGCTGGACGCGGCGGCGCTGTCGGTGGCGGCAAGCACCGCTTCCGGCTACCTCAACCTGCTGGGGCTGGACGCCCAGCTGGCGCTGGCGCGGGCGACCCTGGCTTCGCGCGAGCGTTCCTTCGCGCTGGCGCGCCACCAGTTCGAGGTCGGCTACAGCTCGCGCCTGGAAATGTCGCAGGCCGAGGCCGAGCTGCGCGCCACGGCCGGCGTGGTGCCCCAGCTGGAACGCGCGATCGCCCAGCAGGAACAGGCGCTGGCTTTGCTGGCCGGGGCCAGCCCGGGCCTGGTCGCGCGCGGCGTGCCGCTGCTGGACGTGCGCGTGCCGGCGCCCGCTCCCGGCCTGCCGTCCGAACTGCTGCGGCGCCGGCCCGACATCGCCCAGGCCGAGCGCGCGCTGGCGGCAGCCGACGCCAGCCTGGCGGCGGCGCGCGACCAGTTGCTGCCATCGATCCGCCTGAGCGCGTCGCTCGGTGCGCAGGGCGCCAGCCTGGGCCGCCTGCTGCAATCGCCCGTCGCGCTGTGGAGCATCGGCGGCAGCGTGCTGGCGCCCCTGTTCGACGGCGGCCGCCTGCGCGCCCAGGCCGAGATCGCGGGGACGGTGCGTGACCGCGCCCTGTTCGCCTACGAGAACGTGGTGCGCGGCGCCTTTGCCGAAACCGACAACGCGCTGGCCGCCATCGAGGGCCTGCGGCGCCAGCTGCTGGAGGCCGAGGCGCGCCGCACGGCCGCGCTCGAAGTGCTGCGCGTGGCGCACAACCGCTACGCCAATGGCTACGCGTCCTACCTGGAAGAGCTGGACGCCCAGCGCAATGCCTTCAGCGCCGAGAACACCGTCTTGCAGCTGCGCGCCAGCCTGCTGGCGGCGCACGTCGACCTGTACCGCGCGCTGGGCGGCGGCTGGGGGATTGTGCAATGA
- a CDS encoding gamma-glutamylcyclotransferase, giving the protein MSLNTVEINRLMNRFDSHDSVWLFGYGSLIWKADFPFLERRPASIAGWSRRFWQGSHDHRGTESAPGRVATLAPLEGASCHGMAYLVTPEEFAHLDHREKNGYLRLATDMTFEDGSVAEGIVYIATHDNAAFLGPASEQDIARQIATARGPSGPNSEYLLALAEALRALGKHDEHVHAIEAHLRSLLPEA; this is encoded by the coding sequence ATGTCTCTCAATACCGTCGAAATCAACCGCCTGATGAACCGCTTCGACAGCCATGACAGCGTCTGGCTGTTCGGCTACGGTTCCCTGATCTGGAAGGCCGACTTCCCCTTCCTCGAGCGCCGCCCCGCCTCCATCGCCGGCTGGAGCCGCCGCTTCTGGCAGGGTTCGCACGACCACCGCGGCACCGAAAGCGCGCCGGGACGGGTGGCGACCCTGGCGCCGCTCGAGGGCGCCAGCTGCCACGGCATGGCCTACCTGGTCACGCCCGAGGAATTCGCCCACCTCGACCACCGCGAGAAGAACGGCTACCTGCGCCTGGCCACCGACATGACATTCGAGGACGGCAGCGTCGCGGAAGGCATCGTCTACATTGCCACGCACGACAACGCCGCCTTCCTCGGCCCGGCCAGCGAACAGGACATCGCGCGCCAGATCGCCACCGCGCGCGGCCCGAGCGGCCCCAACAGCGAATACCTGCTGGCGCTGGCCGAGGCGCTGCGCGCGCTGGGCAAGCACGACGAGCACGTGCACGCGATCGAGGCGCACCTGCGCAGCCTGCTGCCGGAGGCGTGA
- a CDS encoding HlyD family secretion protein, which produces MPEPSTRPANKRSRRILLSALAFGAIALAGVLLVLYAWKLPPFRSALQSTENARVAGQVTIISPQLSGYVAQVLVQDFQTVREGELLLRIDDRIPIQRLAQARAELATRRAALENDAQSKRSAQAAIEQSRATLAAGEAQARRAEADLRRVEQLAADGSLSARERDAARAARAQAAAARDQARAALEIARQNQRSVGVNRTALEAAVANAEAQLRLAEIALSNTRIVAPRDGQLGQVTVRQGAFVNAGAQLTALVPDALWVIANLKETQMANVRLGQPVRFTVDALGDAGLRGRVERIAPATGSEFSVITPDNATGNFVKIAQRIPVRISIDPNQPLARRLRPGMSVVATIDTAAADREVR; this is translated from the coding sequence ATGCCAGAACCATCCACGAGACCTGCCAACAAACGTTCGCGCCGCATCCTGCTGAGCGCACTGGCCTTCGGCGCCATCGCCCTGGCCGGGGTGCTGCTGGTGCTCTACGCCTGGAAGCTGCCGCCCTTCCGCAGCGCGCTGCAGAGCACCGAGAACGCGCGGGTGGCCGGGCAGGTGACCATCATCAGTCCCCAGTTGAGCGGCTATGTGGCGCAAGTGCTGGTGCAGGATTTCCAGACCGTGCGCGAGGGCGAGCTGTTGCTGCGCATCGACGACCGTATTCCGATCCAGCGCCTGGCGCAGGCGCGCGCCGAACTGGCCACGCGCCGCGCCGCGCTCGAGAACGACGCGCAGAGCAAGCGCAGCGCCCAGGCCGCGATCGAGCAGAGCCGGGCGACCCTGGCCGCGGGCGAAGCGCAGGCGCGGCGCGCCGAGGCCGACCTGCGGCGGGTGGAGCAACTGGCGGCCGACGGTTCGCTGTCGGCGCGCGAACGCGACGCCGCGCGCGCCGCCCGTGCGCAGGCGGCGGCCGCGCGCGACCAGGCCAGGGCGGCTCTCGAGATCGCGCGCCAGAACCAGCGCTCGGTGGGCGTGAACCGCACCGCGCTGGAGGCCGCGGTGGCCAACGCCGAAGCGCAGCTCAGGCTGGCCGAGATCGCGCTGTCGAACACCCGGATCGTGGCGCCGCGCGACGGCCAGCTGGGGCAGGTGACGGTGCGCCAGGGCGCATTCGTCAATGCCGGCGCCCAGCTCACGGCCCTGGTGCCGGACGCGCTGTGGGTGATCGCCAACCTGAAGGAAACGCAGATGGCGAACGTGCGCCTGGGCCAGCCGGTGCGCTTCACGGTGGACGCCCTGGGCGACGCGGGCTTGCGCGGCCGCGTGGAACGGATCGCGCCGGCGACCGGCTCCGAATTCTCGGTGATCACGCCCGACAATGCGACCGGCAACTTCGTCAAGATCGCCCAGCGCATCCCGGTGCGGATCAGCATCGACCCGAACCAGCCGCTGGCGCGGCGCCTGCGGCCCGGCATGTCGGTGGTGGCGACCATCGACACCGCCGCCGCGGACAGGGAAGTGCGATGA
- a CDS encoding LysR family transcriptional regulator, with the protein MNPTLRQMRAFVALARTGNFTLAAQSMHVTQSALSGLIKELEQTLGAKVVDRSTRRALLTDIGKELYPLFSQMIEDLDGALANVADHTRLKKGIVRIAAPQLLSCTLMPQAMAAYRALHPDIEVHLGDSAVESVIARVLSGEADFGIGPERAPAPPLDAKLLFEMPFAVVFPKGHELAGAAQVRWKDVARYPLISLQGQFTERLLDEVHASLHEPLREVPVKPANEVTFMTTALAMAAAGLGITVCLPYAAPLATLYGLEMRPLAEPVLTRRFFLYTRPGRSLSPAAESFIGFLDEFTRQAQA; encoded by the coding sequence ATGAATCCGACCTTGCGCCAGATGCGCGCGTTCGTGGCCCTGGCCAGGACGGGTAACTTTACGCTCGCCGCCCAAAGCATGCACGTGACGCAATCGGCGCTCTCGGGTTTGATCAAGGAGCTCGAGCAGACCCTGGGCGCCAAGGTGGTGGACCGCAGCACGCGCCGCGCCCTGCTCACCGACATCGGCAAGGAACTGTATCCGCTGTTCAGCCAGATGATCGAGGACCTGGACGGCGCACTGGCCAATGTCGCCGACCATACCCGCCTCAAGAAAGGGATCGTCCGGATCGCCGCGCCCCAGTTGCTGTCCTGCACCCTGATGCCGCAGGCCATGGCCGCCTACCGCGCCTTGCACCCCGACATCGAGGTCCACCTGGGCGACAGCGCGGTGGAAAGCGTGATCGCGCGGGTGTTGTCGGGCGAAGCCGACTTCGGCATCGGCCCGGAACGCGCGCCGGCGCCGCCGCTCGATGCAAAGCTGCTGTTCGAGATGCCCTTCGCGGTGGTGTTCCCGAAGGGGCACGAACTCGCAGGTGCGGCGCAGGTGCGCTGGAAAGACGTGGCGCGCTACCCGCTGATCTCGCTGCAGGGCCAGTTCACCGAGCGCCTGCTGGACGAGGTGCATGCCTCATTGCACGAACCCTTGCGCGAGGTGCCGGTCAAGCCCGCCAATGAAGTGACCTTCATGACCACCGCGCTGGCGATGGCCGCCGCCGGACTCGGGATCACGGTCTGCCTGCCCTACGCGGCGCCGCTGGCCACGCTCTACGGCCTGGAAATGCGCCCCTTGGCGGAGCCGGTGCTGACGCGCCGCTTCTTCCTCTACACGCGCCCCGGGCGCTCGCTGTCGCCGGCGGCGGAGAGTTTCATCGGCTTCCTCGACGAATTCACGAGGCAAGCGCAGGCGTAG
- a CDS encoding prolyl oligopeptidase family serine peptidase, with the protein MNEHIEQVPAGPQGRAMLETTVFQPNGPGPFPLIIINHGKDPGRPNLQPRDRFYHMATAFVKRGYAVMVPMRQGFANSTGRYRDYGCDMTANGYAQADDIAATLAYARQQKWVDAGRIVVAGQSYGGLATIALGTRELPGVRGLLNFAGGLRDDSDRCAWRSALVAAFTEYGGKSRLPTLWMYGENDSLFGPELAQRMHAAFAGSGGRGRLVEFPAFKRDSHGMLASRDGEKVWLDDTMRFLAQVGMPTEVIHDVPPPPSPARTDYAQVDDVKAVPFLSENGRRAYQEYLGKMTPRAFAVSPSGAWTWAEEGEDPDGRALSTCTAKSKEPCRLYSVDDYVVWTGDIDQAEKASMTASLAPAPKPAPDPDASAPSTSIGSNKATNQLR; encoded by the coding sequence ATGAACGAGCATATCGAGCAGGTACCTGCCGGTCCGCAGGGCCGCGCCATGCTCGAGACCACGGTGTTCCAGCCGAACGGCCCGGGCCCCTTCCCGCTCATCATCATCAACCACGGCAAGGATCCGGGCCGCCCGAACCTGCAGCCGCGCGACCGCTTCTATCACATGGCCACCGCCTTCGTGAAACGCGGCTACGCGGTGATGGTGCCGATGCGCCAGGGCTTCGCCAACTCGACCGGCCGCTACCGCGACTACGGCTGCGACATGACCGCCAACGGCTACGCCCAGGCGGACGACATCGCCGCCACCCTCGCCTACGCGCGCCAGCAGAAATGGGTCGATGCGGGCCGCATCGTGGTCGCCGGCCAGTCCTACGGGGGCCTGGCGACCATCGCGCTCGGCACCAGGGAGCTGCCGGGCGTGCGCGGCCTGCTCAACTTCGCCGGCGGCCTGCGCGACGACAGCGACCGCTGCGCCTGGCGCTCGGCGCTGGTGGCCGCCTTCACGGAATACGGCGGGAAATCCAGGCTGCCGACCCTGTGGATGTATGGCGAGAACGACTCCCTGTTCGGGCCGGAACTGGCGCAGCGCATGCATGCGGCCTTCGCGGGCTCGGGCGGGCGCGGCCGCCTGGTCGAGTTCCCCGCCTTCAAGCGCGATTCGCACGGCATGCTGGCCAGCCGCGACGGCGAAAAGGTATGGCTGGACGACACCATGCGCTTCCTGGCGCAGGTCGGCATGCCGACCGAGGTGATCCACGACGTGCCGCCGCCGCCGAGCCCGGCGCGTACCGATTACGCGCAGGTCGACGACGTCAAGGCCGTGCCCTTCCTGTCCGAGAACGGCCGCCGCGCCTACCAGGAATACCTGGGCAAGATGACCCCGCGCGCCTTCGCGGTGTCGCCGAGCGGCGCCTGGACGTGGGCCGAGGAAGGCGAAGACCCGGATGGCCGCGCACTAAGCACCTGCACCGCCAAGAGCAAGGAGCCGTGCCGCCTGTACTCGGTGGACGACTACGTGGTCTGGACCGGCGACATCGACCAGGCCGAGAAGGCATCGATGACCGCCTCGCTCGCGCCGGCGCCAAAGCCGGCGCCGGATCCGGACGCCTCGGCGCCGAGCACCTCGATCGGTTCCAACAAGGCCACCAATCAGCTGCGCTAG
- the maiA gene encoding maleylacetoacetate isomerase: MKLFTYFRSSAAYRVRIALNLKGLDYEAVPVHLLRDGGQHLADDYLAVNPSGLVPALQDDNLTLTQSMAIIEYLEEVHPMVPLLPKDAVGRARVRELAQIIACDIHPVNNLRVLKYLVKQLGLSEEAKTDWYRHWVIEGLRSLESHLARNPGTGSFCHGDTPTMADCFLVPQVFNAKRFDIAVEAYPTIARISDLCADLPAFKAAHPSRQPDTE; the protein is encoded by the coding sequence ATGAAGCTCTTCACTTACTTTCGCAGCTCGGCCGCGTACCGGGTGCGCATTGCCCTGAACCTGAAGGGACTCGACTACGAGGCGGTGCCGGTGCACCTGCTGCGCGACGGCGGCCAGCACCTGGCGGACGACTACCTGGCGGTCAACCCGAGCGGGCTGGTTCCGGCGCTGCAGGACGATAACCTCACGCTGACCCAGTCGATGGCCATCATCGAGTACCTGGAAGAGGTGCATCCGATGGTGCCGCTGCTGCCGAAGGACGCGGTGGGCCGGGCACGGGTGCGCGAACTGGCGCAGATCATCGCCTGCGATATCCATCCGGTGAACAACCTGCGCGTGCTGAAGTACCTGGTGAAGCAGCTGGGCCTGTCCGAAGAGGCCAAGACCGACTGGTACCGCCACTGGGTCATCGAGGGCCTGCGCTCGCTGGAATCCCACCTGGCGCGCAATCCGGGCACGGGCAGCTTCTGCCATGGCGACACCCCGACCATGGCCGACTGCTTCCTGGTGCCGCAGGTCTTCAATGCAAAGCGCTTCGACATCGCGGTCGAGGCCTACCCGACCATTGCGCGCATCAGCGACCTGTGCGCGGACCTGCCGGCCTTCAAGGCGGCGCATCCGAGCCGGCAGCCGGACACGGAGTGA
- a CDS encoding fumarylacetoacetate hydrolase family protein, with the protein MKLATLKTGGRDGTLVVVSRDLVTCQAVPKIARTLQCALDNWDEIAPQLHKVYERLNAGTADKAESFIEEACHSPLPRAYQWCDGSAYINHVELVRKARNAEVPASFYTDPLMYQGGSDSFVGPCDPIAVLSEEWGVDLEAEVAVVTGDVPMGASVEEAARAIRLVMLVNDVSLRNLIPNELGKGFGFYQSKPASAFSPVAVTPDELGDAWQDSKLHLPLLVTLNDSPFGRPNAGEDMSFSFAQLVAHAAMTRELGAGSIIGSGTVSNKQGGLHGSSIEGGGVGYCCLAEVRMYETIEQGKPATSFLRYGDTVRIEMVDQEGASIFGAIDQEVVRYHRKDERKPA; encoded by the coding sequence ATGAAACTCGCCACCCTCAAGACCGGCGGCCGCGACGGCACGCTGGTCGTCGTCAGCCGCGACCTGGTTACCTGCCAGGCCGTGCCGAAAATCGCGCGCACGCTGCAGTGCGCGCTGGACAACTGGGACGAGATCGCGCCCCAGTTGCACAAGGTCTACGAGCGCCTGAACGCCGGCACCGCCGACAAGGCCGAGTCCTTCATCGAGGAAGCATGCCATTCGCCGTTGCCGCGTGCCTACCAATGGTGCGACGGTTCGGCCTACATCAACCACGTCGAGCTGGTGCGCAAGGCGCGCAATGCCGAGGTGCCGGCCTCCTTCTATACCGATCCGCTGATGTACCAGGGCGGTTCCGATTCCTTCGTCGGCCCCTGCGACCCGATCGCGGTGCTGTCGGAAGAGTGGGGCGTGGACCTGGAGGCCGAGGTCGCGGTGGTGACCGGCGACGTGCCGATGGGCGCCTCGGTCGAAGAAGCGGCCCGCGCGATCCGCCTGGTGATGCTGGTCAACGACGTCTCGCTGCGCAACCTGATCCCGAACGAGCTGGGCAAGGGCTTCGGCTTCTACCAGTCGAAGCCGGCCAGCGCGTTTTCGCCGGTGGCGGTGACACCTGACGAGTTGGGCGATGCCTGGCAGGACAGCAAGCTGCACCTGCCGCTGCTGGTGACGCTCAACGACAGCCCCTTCGGCCGCCCCAACGCGGGCGAGGACATGAGCTTCAGTTTCGCCCAGCTGGTGGCGCATGCCGCCATGACGCGCGAACTGGGCGCGGGCAGCATCATCGGCTCGGGCACGGTGTCCAACAAGCAGGGCGGCCTGCATGGTTCCAGCATCGAGGGCGGCGGCGTCGGCTACTGCTGCCTGGCCGAGGTGCGCATGTACGAGACGATTGAACAGGGCAAGCCGGCGACCTCCTTCCTGCGCTATGGTGACACCGTGCGCATCGAGATGGTCGACCAGGAAGGCGCCAGCATCTTCGGCGCCATCGACCAGGAAGTCGTGCGCTACCACCGGAAGGACGAGAGGAAACCCGCATGA